The stretch of DNA AGCGGGTGAACCGGGCCCTTCTGGACCTCCTTTTAGAGGCGGGCTACCTCCCCGTGATCACCCCTCCCGCCATCAGCTACGAGGGCGAGGCCATCAACACCGACGGGGACCAGGTGGCGGCCCTTTTGGCCACCACCTACCGGGCGGAGGCTTTGGTTTACCTCTCCAACGTGCCGGGTCTTCTGGCCCACTACCCCGACGAGGCCAGCCTGGTGCGGGAGATCCCTGTGGAAAAGGTGGAAAGCCCCGAGTACCTGGCCCTAGCCCAGGGGCGGATGAAGCGCAAGGTGATGGGGGCGGTGGCGGCGGTGCAGGGCGGGGTGAAGCGGGTGATTTTCGCCGACGCCCGGGTGGAAAACCCCATAAGGCGGGCCCTGGCCGGGGAGGGCACCGTGGTACGCTAGAATCATGGCGCGCTTCGCCCTGGTCCTCCACGCCCACCTCCCCTACGTGCGGGCCCACGGGGCCTGGCCCTTTGGGGAGGAAACCCTGTACGAGGCCATGGCCGAGACCTACCTGCCCCTCCTTCGGGCTTTGGAAAGGCTCCATCAGGAGGGGGTGGAGGCCCGCTTCACCCTGGGGATTACCCCCATCCTGGCGGAGCAGCTGGCGGACGCCCGCATCAGGGAGGGCTTCCGCGCTTACGCGGAGGACCGCCTGGGGCGGGCCCAGGGCGACTACCTGCGCTATGCGGGCACGGAGCTGGAAAGGAGCGCCCGCCACCAGGTGGCCTTCTGGGAGCTCACCCTGGACCACTTCCACCACCTGGGGGGCGACCTCCTCCAGGCCTTCCGCCGGGCCCAGGAGCGGGGGCAGGTGGAGCTCCTCACCAGTAGCGCCACCCACGGCTACTCCCCCCTCCTGGGCTACGAGGAGGCCCTTTGGGCCCAGATCAAGACCGGTGTGGCCGCCTACCGCCGCCACTTCGCCCAGGACCCCACGGGCTACTGGCTTCCGGAGATGGCCTACCGGCCGAGGGGCCCCTGGAAGCCCCCGGTGGAGGGGGTGCCGGAGGGGCTCAGGCCGGGGGTGGACGAGCTCCTCATGCGGGCCGGGATCCGCTACACCTTCGTGGACGCCCACCTGGTCCAGGGGGGGAGGGCGCTTTCCCCTTACGGGGAGGCTTCCTTGCAGGTGGAAAGCGCTGAGGCCACCTACTACGTTCACGAGCTGGAGTCGGGCCTTCGGGTGCTGGCCCGCAACCAGGAAACCGCCCTCCAGGTATGGAGTGCCGACCATGGCTACCCCGGGGAGGGGCTTTACCGGGAGTTCCACCGCAAGGACCCCCTCTCTGGCCTCCACCACTGGCGGGTGACCCACCGGCAGGCGGACCTGGCCCACAAGGCCCCCTACGACCCCGAGGCGGCCTTCGCCAAGGTGCGGGAGCACGCCGCCCACTTTGTGGGCTTGGTGGAGCGCCTCTCCCGGGAGCACCCGGATGGGGTCATCCTCGCCCCCTACGACGCCGAGCTTTTCGGCCACTGGTGGTACGAGGGGGTGGCCTGGCTGGAGGCGGTGCTGCGCCTCCTCGCCCGCGCGGAGGGGGTAAGGGCGGTGACCGCCAAGGAGGCGGCGCAGGGGAAGGCGGTGCGCGCCGCTCTGCCTGAGGGCTCCTGGGGCCGGGGGGGGGACCACCGGGTCTGGCTCAACGAGGGGACCCTGGACTACTGGCGCCTGGTTTACCGGGCGGAGGGGGCCATGCGGGAGGCGGTGCGCCGGGGGAACGTTCCTCACCGGGTGCTGCAGCAGGCCATGCGGGAGCTTCTCCTCCTGGAAGCTTCCGACTGGCCCTTCCTCATCGATACCGGCCAGGCGGTGGCGTACGCCGAGGAGCGCTACCGGGGACATGCCGAGGCCTTCTTCCGCCTCCTCCAGGGGGTTTCCCCGGAGGAGCTCAAGGCCTTGGAGGAGCAGGACAACCCCTTCCCGGAGGCCGACCCCAAGCTTTACCTGGAGCCCGGTCTGGTCCTTTCCTGAGGCGTAGGATAGGTCCGTGGTCCGGCACGCCATACTGCAGTTCCGCCCCGAGAAGGCCAGGCTGAAGGAGAACCTGGCCCGCCTCGAGGGCCACCTGAAGGCCCTCCGCCCCCACGCCCCCGAGGTGGTGGTCCTGCCCGAGGCCGCCCTCACCGGCTACTTCCTGCAAGGGGGGGTAAGGGAGCTTTCCCTGACCCGCCACGAGCTTCTGGAACTCCTTTCCGGGGTGCACCGGGCCGTGGGGTGGGAGGGGCTTTTGGACGTGGTGGTGGGCTTCTATGAGCGGGACGAGGGGGCCTATTACAACAGCGCCGCCTACCTGGAGCTCCCCCACCGCGTGGTCCACGTGCACCGCAAGGTCTTCCTGCCCACCTACGGGGTCTTCGACGAGGAGCGCTACCTGGCCCGGGGAAACCGGGCCATGGCCTTCCAGACCCGCTTCGGCCGGGCGGCCATCCTCATCTGCGAAGACTTCTGGCACTCCATCACCGCGGCCATCGCCGCCTTGGACGGGGCCGAGGTCCTCTACGTGCCCGCGGCCAGCCCGGCCCGGGGCTTTCATGGGGAGCGCCCGGAGAACGTGGAGCGCTGGCGCACCCTGGCCCGGGCGGTGGCGGCGGAGCACGGGGTGTACGTGGTGCTCGCCAGCCTGGTGGGGTTTGAGGGGGGGAAGGGGATGAGCGGGGGCAGCCTGGCGGCGGGGCCCGAAGGGCGGATCCTGGCCGAGGCTCCCCTCTTTGAGGAGGCGGCGCTGCTCTTCGCCCTGGACCGGGAACGCATCCCCCCTGTGCGTTACGATAGCCCCCTCCTTTCCGACCTGCAGGCCGCCTTGCCCCTCCTCTTTCGCGACCTGGAACGGGTGCTGCAAAAGGAGGGAAGATGACCGTTCTGGAAGCTCCCAAGGCCCAGGAGACCCTAGAGCTCCACTGGCCGCTGGTGGCCGACTTCCTCACCCGCTTCATACGGGAAGAGCTCGCCTGGCGGGGCTACGAAAAGGCCATCGTGGCCGTCTCGGGAGGGGTGGACTCCGCCACCACCTTAGCCCTGGCGGTGCGGGCCCTGGGGCCTAAAGGGGTCCACGCCCTCTTCCTGCCCCACCGGGAGAGTAGCCCCCTTTCCCGGGAGCACGCCCACCTGGTGGCGGAGGCCTTCGGGGTGGCCCTGGAGGAGGTGGACATCACCCCCATGGTGGAGGGCTACGCCGCCCAAACCCCGGACCTCACCCCCCACCGCAAGGGGAACCTCATGGCCCGGGCGCGGATGATGGTCCTCTTCGACAAGTCCCAGGCCTACGGGGCCTTGCCCTTGGGCACGGGCAACAAGACGGAACGGCTTTTCGGCTACTTCACCTGGCACGGGGACGACACCCCCCCGGTGAACCCCTTGGGGGACCTCTACAAGACCCAGGTCTGGGCCCTGGCCCGCTTTCTTGGGGTGCCCGAGGCGGTGGTGGCCAAGGCCCCCACCGCCGACCTCATCCCGGGCCAGACGGACGAGGCCGACCTGGGGGTGCGCTACCTCCGGGCCGACGTCATCCTGGAGCACTACCTGAAGGGCTACCCCGACGCCTACCTCCTGGGCCTCGGCTATACCGAGGGAGAAATCCGCCGGGTGAAGGACGGGGTGAACCGCACCCACTGGAAGCGGGCCCTGCCCACCGTGGCCCTCCTCTCCTCCACCGCCATCGGGGAGTTCTACCTCCGCCCCTTGGACTACCGGCCATGACGGACGCGGAACTCAAAGCCTACCTGGAAAGGGCGCGCACCATCGCCGTCCTCGGGGCCCACAAGGACCCTTCCCGTCCCGCCCACTACGTGCCCAGGTACCTCTTTGGGCAGGGCTACCGCATCCTGCCCGTGAACCCCCGCTTTAAGGGAGAGGTGCTTTTCGGGGCCAAGGTGCTGGGGAGCCTGGCCGAGGTGGGCGGGCCCGTGGACATCCTGGACGTCTTCCGCCCCCCGGAGGCCCTCATGGGCCACCTGGAGGAGGTTCTGGCCCTCCGCCCCGGGATGGTGTGGCTCCAGTCGGGGATCCGCCACCCTGCCTTTGAGGCGGCCTTGAGGGGGGCGGGCCTCCTCTTGGTGGCGGACCGCTGCCTCATGGTGGAACACCGGCGGCTCTTTTCCCTCTGACCGCGAAGGTCCTACTTCCCATGGAAGCCTGGCAGAAGGCCCTCCTCGCCTGGTACCGGGCGCAGGCCCGCCTCCTCCCCTGGCGGGGGGAGAAGGACCCCTACCGGGTCCTGGTTGCCGAGGTGTTGCTTCAG from Thermus thermamylovorans encodes:
- a CDS encoding [LysW]-aminoadipate kinase, with the translated sequence MIVVKVGGAEGIDYEAVAEDAASLWREGVRLLLVHGGSALTNRVAEALGHPPRFLTHPGGQVSRLTDPKTLDIFLMVYAGLVNKRLVERLQRRGVNAVGLTGVDGRLLEGRRKTAVKYVEDGKVKIHRGDYTGTAERVNRALLDLLLEAGYLPVITPPAISYEGEAINTDGDQVAALLATTYRAEALVYLSNVPGLLAHYPDEASLVREIPVEKVESPEYLALAQGRMKRKVMGAVAAVQGGVKRVIFADARVENPIRRALAGEGTVVR
- a CDS encoding 1,4-alpha-glucan branching protein, which gives rise to MARFALVLHAHLPYVRAHGAWPFGEETLYEAMAETYLPLLRALERLHQEGVEARFTLGITPILAEQLADARIREGFRAYAEDRLGRAQGDYLRYAGTELERSARHQVAFWELTLDHFHHLGGDLLQAFRRAQERGQVELLTSSATHGYSPLLGYEEALWAQIKTGVAAYRRHFAQDPTGYWLPEMAYRPRGPWKPPVEGVPEGLRPGVDELLMRAGIRYTFVDAHLVQGGRALSPYGEASLQVESAEATYYVHELESGLRVLARNQETALQVWSADHGYPGEGLYREFHRKDPLSGLHHWRVTHRQADLAHKAPYDPEAAFAKVREHAAHFVGLVERLSREHPDGVILAPYDAELFGHWWYEGVAWLEAVLRLLARAEGVRAVTAKEAAQGKAVRAALPEGSWGRGGDHRVWLNEGTLDYWRLVYRAEGAMREAVRRGNVPHRVLQQAMRELLLLEASDWPFLIDTGQAVAYAEERYRGHAEAFFRLLQGVSPEELKALEEQDNPFPEADPKLYLEPGLVLS
- a CDS encoding nitrilase-related carbon-nitrogen hydrolase; this translates as MVRHAILQFRPEKARLKENLARLEGHLKALRPHAPEVVVLPEAALTGYFLQGGVRELSLTRHELLELLSGVHRAVGWEGLLDVVVGFYERDEGAYYNSAAYLELPHRVVHVHRKVFLPTYGVFDEERYLARGNRAMAFQTRFGRAAILICEDFWHSITAAIAALDGAEVLYVPAASPARGFHGERPENVERWRTLARAVAAEHGVYVVLASLVGFEGGKGMSGGSLAAGPEGRILAEAPLFEEAALLFALDRERIPPVRYDSPLLSDLQAALPLLFRDLERVLQKEGR
- a CDS encoding NAD+ synthase → MTVLEAPKAQETLELHWPLVADFLTRFIREELAWRGYEKAIVAVSGGVDSATTLALAVRALGPKGVHALFLPHRESSPLSREHAHLVAEAFGVALEEVDITPMVEGYAAQTPDLTPHRKGNLMARARMMVLFDKSQAYGALPLGTGNKTERLFGYFTWHGDDTPPVNPLGDLYKTQVWALARFLGVPEAVVAKAPTADLIPGQTDEADLGVRYLRADVILEHYLKGYPDAYLLGLGYTEGEIRRVKDGVNRTHWKRALPTVALLSSTAIGEFYLRPLDYRP
- a CDS encoding CoA-binding protein, with amino-acid sequence MTDAELKAYLERARTIAVLGAHKDPSRPAHYVPRYLFGQGYRILPVNPRFKGEVLFGAKVLGSLAEVGGPVDILDVFRPPEALMGHLEEVLALRPGMVWLQSGIRHPAFEAALRGAGLLLVADRCLMVEHRRLFSL